Proteins encoded in a region of the Delphinus delphis chromosome 13, mDelDel1.2, whole genome shotgun sequence genome:
- the CFAP73 gene encoding cilia- and flagella-associated protein 73 codes for MAVPWEKYFRLALQEKLSTKIQGQNVDHVPPPLLRLLEKRQELVDADQGLQAQKEVFQTIQASLKQRWEQLEQKEQELKGSFVRFEKFLQDAEARRSRALRRAAEERQLAGRREAEALRLRAQLEELQRERARLQRLLWRLEPCARLLGQVLEQLPEFQEVPELVARFDGLADTQAALRLTERQRLAELEEARARLRRLRDTWQDELLRQGQRRAQLLEQLEAARERTLHWESKCIQIQNTAAEKTLLLGRTRMAALNLFQLVCQHQRRPPALDIEDTEGQLEQVKLFILDLSAMLASLHQAKPAVPVS; via the exons ATGGCAGTGCCCTGGGAGAAATACTTCCGACTGGCCTTGCAAGAGAAACTGTCTAC GAAGATCCAGGGGCAGAATGTGGACCACGTCCCACCGCCACTGCTGCGTCTCTTGGAGAAGAGGCAGGAACTGGTGGATGCGGACCAGGGCCTTCAGGCCCAGAAGGAG GTGTTCCAGACTATACAGGCATCCCTGAAACAGCGGTGGGAACAATTGGAACAGAAAGAGCAGGAGTTAAAGGGGTCCTTTGTCCGCTTTGAAAAATTTTTGCAG gATGCGGAGGCCCGGCGCAGCCGCGCACTGCGGAGGGCGGCGGAGGAGCGGCAACTGGCGGGCCGCCGGGAGGCGGAGGCGCTGCGGCTTCGGGCTCAGCTGGAGGAGCTGCAGCGGGAGCGCGCGCGGCTGCAGCGCCTGCTTTGGCGCCTCGAGCCTTGCGCGCGCCTGCTGGGGCAAGTACTGGAGCAGCTGCCCGAG TTCCAAGAGGTCCCCGAGCTGGTGGCGCGCTTCGACGGCCTGGCCGACACGCAGGCGGCGCTGAGGCTCACGGAGCGCCAGAGGCTCGCGGAGCTGGAGGAGGCGCGCGCGCGGCTGCGGCGGCTGCGGGACACCTGGCAGGACGAGCTGCTGCGGCAGGGCCAGCGGCGAGCGCAACTGCTGGAGCAACTGGAGGCGGCGCGGGAGCGCACGCTGCACTGG GAATCCAAGTGTATTCAGATCCAGAACACCGCGGCTGAGAAGACCCTGCTCCTGGGACGCACCAGGATGGCCGCACTCAACCTGTTCCAGCTAGTGTGCCAGCACCAGAGGCGGCCACCTGCCCTGGACATCGAGGACACCGAGGGGCAGCTGGAGCAG GTGAAGCTCTTCATCCTGGACCTCTCCGCCATGCTGGCCAGCCTCCATCAGGCCAAGCCCGCCGTCCCCGTCTCCTGA
- the DDX54 gene encoding ATP-dependent RNA helicase DDX54 isoform X2 has product MAGGTRPAAAPRSRAAMAQWRKKKGLRKRRGAASQSRSSDSEDGEFEIQAEDDARAQKLGPGRPLPTFPTSECTSDVEPDTREMVRAQNKKKKKSGGFQSMGLSYPVFKGIMKKGYKVPTPIQRKTIPVILDGKDVVAMARTGSGKTACFLIPMFERLKTRSAQTGARALILSPTRELALQTMKFTKELGKFTGLKTALILGGDKMEDQFAALHENPDIIIATPGRLVHVAVEMNLKLQSVEYVVFDEADRLFEMGFAEQLQEIIARLPGGHQTVLFSATLPKLLVEFARAGLMEPVLIRLDVDSKLNEQLKTSFFLVREDAKAAVLLHLLRSLVRPQDQTVVFVATKHHAEYLSELLTTQRVSCAHIYSALDQTARKINLAKFMHGKCSALIVTDLAARGLDIPLLDNVINYSFPAKGKLFLHRVGRVARAGRSGTAYSLVAPDEVPYLLDLHLFLGRALTLARPHEELSGAGGGDGVLGRVPQGVVDDEDCGLRTSLETSLELRGLGRVADNAQQQYVRSRPAPSPESIKRAKELDLSGLGLHPLFSSSFQEEELQQLRLVDSIRNYRSRATIFEINASSRDLSSQVMRAKRQKDRKCIASFRQKRQKRQEQQEGPAIPAPSLPAPQEEQPEKEEAAGDSVEDFTEVVGRKRQQPGPDRGAKRRREEARQRDQVFYIPYRPKDFDSERGLSIGGDGGAFEQQVAGAVLDLMGDEGQSLTKGQQQLKWDRKKKRFVGQSGQEDKKKIKTESGRYISSSYKRDLYQKWKQKQKIDDRDSEEEGTFERRGPERRGGASQPRTPGAPTGRVRSELKTKQQILKQRCRAQKLRFLQRGGLKQLSARNRRRARELQQGAFGRGAHSKKGKMRKSL; this is encoded by the exons CTGGGACCCGGCAGACCCCTACCCACCTTCCCCACCTCGGAATGCACCTCGGACGTGGAGCCGGACACACGGGAGATGGTACGAGCCcagaacaagaagaagaagaagtcgGGAGGCTTCCAGTCCATGG GCTTGAGCTACCCAGTGTTCAAAGGCATCATGAAGAAGGGCTACAAGGTGCCAACACCCATCCAGAGGAAG ACCATCCCAGTGATCCTGGATGGCAAGGATGTGGTAGCCATGGCCCGGACAGGCAGTGGTAAGACGGCCTGCTTCCTCATCCCCATGTTCGAGAGGCTCAAGACCCGCAGCGCCCAGACCGGGGCCCGCGCCCTCATCCTCTCACCCACCCGAGAGCTGGCCCTGCAGACCATGAAGTTCACCAAGGAG CTGGGCAAGTTCACTGGCCTCAAGACTGCCCTGATACTGGGCGGGGACAA GATGGAAGACCAGTTTGCAGCCCTGCACGAAAATCCCGACAT AATCATTGCTACCCCTGGGCGCTTGGTGCATGTGGCTGTGGAGATGAACCTAAAGCTGCAGAGCGTGGAATATGTGGTATTTGATGAGGCTGACAG gcTCTTTGAAATGGGGTTCGCAGAGCAGCTGCAGGAAATCATTGCCCGCCTCCCTGGGGGCCACCAGACTGTCCTGTTCTCTGCCACGCTGCCCAAGCTGCTGGTGGAGTTCGCCCGGGCTG GCCTCATGGAGCCCGTGCTCATCCGGCTAGACGTGGACTCCAAACTCAACGAGCAGCTTAAG ACCTCCTTCTTCCTCGTGCGGGAGGATGCCAAGGCTGCTGTGCTGCTCCACCTGCTGCGCAGCCTGGTGCGGCCCCAGGACCAGACAGTGGTATTTGTGGCCACCAAGCACCACGCGGAGTATCTCAGTGAG CTGCTGACGACCCAGCGGGTGAGCTGCGCCCACATCTACAGTGCCCTGGACCAGACGGCCCGCAAGATCAACCTGGCCAAGTTCATGCACGGCAAGTGCTCGGCCCTCATCGTGACTGACCTGGCAGCCCGGGGCCTGGACATCCCACTGCTGGACAACGTCATCAACTACAGCTTCCCCGCCAAGGGCAAGCTCTTCTTGCACCGCGTGG GCCGTGTGGCCCGGGCTGGCCGAAGCGGCACGGCCTACTCCTTGGTGGCCCCAGATGAGGTCCCCTACCTACTGGACCTGCACCTGTTCCTGGGCCGTGcgctgaccctcgcccgtccccacGAGGAGCTCTCCG GTGCGGGCGGCGGGGACGGCGTGCTGGGCCGGGTGCCGCAGGGCGTGGTGGACGATGAGGACTGCGGTCTGCGGACCAGCCTGGAGACGTCGCTGGAGCTTCGGGGCCTGGGCCGCGTGGCCGACAACGCCCAGCAGCAGTATGTGCGCTCACGGCCAGCGCCCTCACCCGAGTCCATCAAGAGGGCCAAGGAGCTGGACCTCTCGGGCCTGGGCCTGCACCCCCTCTTCA GCTCGAGCTTCCAGGAGGAGGAGCTGCAGCAGCTGCGGCTGGTGGACAGCATCAGGAACTACCGCTCCCGGGCG ACGATCTTTGAGATCAACGCTTCCAGCCGGGACCTGAGCAGCCAGGTGATGCGTGCCAAGCGGCAGAAGGATCGTAAATGCATCGCCAGCTTCCGGCAGAAGCGGCAGAAGCGGCAGGAGCAGCAGGAGGGCCCGGCCATCCCAGCCCCGAGCCTCCCAGCACCGCAGGAGGAGCAGCCTGAGAAGGAGGAGGCGGCAGGAGACAGTGTGGAG GACTTCACAGAGGTTGTGGGCCGGAAGCGGCAGCAGCCAGGACCCGACCGAGGAGCCAAGAGGCGGAGGGAGGAGGCCCGGCAGCGGGACCAGGTGTTCTACATCCCCTACCGGCCCAAGGACTTCGACAGCGAGCGGGG CCTGAGCATCGGTGGGGACGGGGGTGCCTTCGAGCAGCAGGTGGCTGGCGCTGTCTTGGACCTGATGGGGGACGAAGGCCAGAGCCTGACCAAGGGCCAGCAGCAGCTCAAGTG GGACCGGAAGAAGAAGCGGTTTGTGGGACAGTCGGGACAGGAGGACAAGAAAAAGATCAAGACGGAGAGTGGCCGCTACATCAGCAGCTCCTACAAGAGGGACCT CTACCAAAAGtggaaacagaagcagaaaattGATGATCGTGACTCAGAAGAAGAAGGGACATTTGAACGGCGTGGCCCAGAGCGAAGAGGTG GTGCATCCCAGCCCCGCACCCCTGGTGCCCCCACAGGCCGCGTGCGCTCAGAGCTCAAGACCAAGCAGCAGATCCTGAAGCAGCGGTGCCGAGCCCAGAAGCTGCGCTTCCTGCAGCGTGGAGGCCTCAAGCAGCTCTCTGCCCGCAACCGGCGCCGCGCCCGGGAGCTGCAGCAGGGCGCCTTCGGCCGGGGCGCCCACTCCAAGAAGGGCAAGATGAGGAAGAGCCTGTAA
- the DDX54 gene encoding ATP-dependent RNA helicase DDX54 isoform X1 codes for MAGGTRPAAAPRSRAAMAQWRKKKGLRKRRGAASQSRSSDSEDGEFEIQAEDDARAQKLGPGRPLPTFPTSECTSDVEPDTREMVRAQNKKKKKSGGFQSMGLSYPVFKGIMKKGYKVPTPIQRKTIPVILDGKDVVAMARTGSGKTACFLIPMFERLKTRSAQTGARALILSPTRELALQTMKFTKELGKFTGLKTALILGGDKMEDQFAALHENPDIIIATPGRLVHVAVEMNLKLQSVEYVVFDEADRLFEMGFAEQLQEIIARLPGGHQTVLFSATLPKLLVEFARAGLMEPVLIRLDVDSKLNEQLKTSFFLVREDAKAAVLLHLLRSLVRPQDQTVVFVATKHHAEYLSELLTTQRVSCAHIYSALDQTARKINLAKFMHGKCSALIVTDLAARGLDIPLLDNVINYSFPAKGKLFLHRVGRVARAGRSGTAYSLVAPDEVPYLLDLHLFLGRALTLARPHEELSGAGGGDGVLGRVPQGVVDDEDCGLRTSLETSLELRGLGRVADNAQQQYVRSRPAPSPESIKRAKELDLSGLGLHPLFSSSFQEEELQQLRLVDSIRNYRSRATIFEINASSRDLSSQVMRAKRQKDRKCIASFRQKRQKRQEQQEGPAIPAPSLPAPQEEQPEKEEAAGDSVEDFTEVVGRKRQQPGPDRGAKRRREEARQRDQVFYIPYRPKDFDSERGLSIGGDGGAFEQQVAGAVLDLMGDEGQSLTKGQQQLKWDRKKKRFVGQSGQEDKKKIKTESGRYISSSYKRDLYQKWKQKQKIDDRDSEEEGTFERRGPERRGGKRGRGQGASQPRTPGAPTGRVRSELKTKQQILKQRCRAQKLRFLQRGGLKQLSARNRRRARELQQGAFGRGAHSKKGKMRKSL; via the exons CTGGGACCCGGCAGACCCCTACCCACCTTCCCCACCTCGGAATGCACCTCGGACGTGGAGCCGGACACACGGGAGATGGTACGAGCCcagaacaagaagaagaagaagtcgGGAGGCTTCCAGTCCATGG GCTTGAGCTACCCAGTGTTCAAAGGCATCATGAAGAAGGGCTACAAGGTGCCAACACCCATCCAGAGGAAG ACCATCCCAGTGATCCTGGATGGCAAGGATGTGGTAGCCATGGCCCGGACAGGCAGTGGTAAGACGGCCTGCTTCCTCATCCCCATGTTCGAGAGGCTCAAGACCCGCAGCGCCCAGACCGGGGCCCGCGCCCTCATCCTCTCACCCACCCGAGAGCTGGCCCTGCAGACCATGAAGTTCACCAAGGAG CTGGGCAAGTTCACTGGCCTCAAGACTGCCCTGATACTGGGCGGGGACAA GATGGAAGACCAGTTTGCAGCCCTGCACGAAAATCCCGACAT AATCATTGCTACCCCTGGGCGCTTGGTGCATGTGGCTGTGGAGATGAACCTAAAGCTGCAGAGCGTGGAATATGTGGTATTTGATGAGGCTGACAG gcTCTTTGAAATGGGGTTCGCAGAGCAGCTGCAGGAAATCATTGCCCGCCTCCCTGGGGGCCACCAGACTGTCCTGTTCTCTGCCACGCTGCCCAAGCTGCTGGTGGAGTTCGCCCGGGCTG GCCTCATGGAGCCCGTGCTCATCCGGCTAGACGTGGACTCCAAACTCAACGAGCAGCTTAAG ACCTCCTTCTTCCTCGTGCGGGAGGATGCCAAGGCTGCTGTGCTGCTCCACCTGCTGCGCAGCCTGGTGCGGCCCCAGGACCAGACAGTGGTATTTGTGGCCACCAAGCACCACGCGGAGTATCTCAGTGAG CTGCTGACGACCCAGCGGGTGAGCTGCGCCCACATCTACAGTGCCCTGGACCAGACGGCCCGCAAGATCAACCTGGCCAAGTTCATGCACGGCAAGTGCTCGGCCCTCATCGTGACTGACCTGGCAGCCCGGGGCCTGGACATCCCACTGCTGGACAACGTCATCAACTACAGCTTCCCCGCCAAGGGCAAGCTCTTCTTGCACCGCGTGG GCCGTGTGGCCCGGGCTGGCCGAAGCGGCACGGCCTACTCCTTGGTGGCCCCAGATGAGGTCCCCTACCTACTGGACCTGCACCTGTTCCTGGGCCGTGcgctgaccctcgcccgtccccacGAGGAGCTCTCCG GTGCGGGCGGCGGGGACGGCGTGCTGGGCCGGGTGCCGCAGGGCGTGGTGGACGATGAGGACTGCGGTCTGCGGACCAGCCTGGAGACGTCGCTGGAGCTTCGGGGCCTGGGCCGCGTGGCCGACAACGCCCAGCAGCAGTATGTGCGCTCACGGCCAGCGCCCTCACCCGAGTCCATCAAGAGGGCCAAGGAGCTGGACCTCTCGGGCCTGGGCCTGCACCCCCTCTTCA GCTCGAGCTTCCAGGAGGAGGAGCTGCAGCAGCTGCGGCTGGTGGACAGCATCAGGAACTACCGCTCCCGGGCG ACGATCTTTGAGATCAACGCTTCCAGCCGGGACCTGAGCAGCCAGGTGATGCGTGCCAAGCGGCAGAAGGATCGTAAATGCATCGCCAGCTTCCGGCAGAAGCGGCAGAAGCGGCAGGAGCAGCAGGAGGGCCCGGCCATCCCAGCCCCGAGCCTCCCAGCACCGCAGGAGGAGCAGCCTGAGAAGGAGGAGGCGGCAGGAGACAGTGTGGAG GACTTCACAGAGGTTGTGGGCCGGAAGCGGCAGCAGCCAGGACCCGACCGAGGAGCCAAGAGGCGGAGGGAGGAGGCCCGGCAGCGGGACCAGGTGTTCTACATCCCCTACCGGCCCAAGGACTTCGACAGCGAGCGGGG CCTGAGCATCGGTGGGGACGGGGGTGCCTTCGAGCAGCAGGTGGCTGGCGCTGTCTTGGACCTGATGGGGGACGAAGGCCAGAGCCTGACCAAGGGCCAGCAGCAGCTCAAGTG GGACCGGAAGAAGAAGCGGTTTGTGGGACAGTCGGGACAGGAGGACAAGAAAAAGATCAAGACGGAGAGTGGCCGCTACATCAGCAGCTCCTACAAGAGGGACCT CTACCAAAAGtggaaacagaagcagaaaattGATGATCGTGACTCAGAAGAAGAAGGGACATTTGAACGGCGTGGCCCAGAGCGAAGAGGTGGTAAGCGCGGCCGAGGGCAAG GTGCATCCCAGCCCCGCACCCCTGGTGCCCCCACAGGCCGCGTGCGCTCAGAGCTCAAGACCAAGCAGCAGATCCTGAAGCAGCGGTGCCGAGCCCAGAAGCTGCGCTTCCTGCAGCGTGGAGGCCTCAAGCAGCTCTCTGCCCGCAACCGGCGCCGCGCCCGGGAGCTGCAGCAGGGCGCCTTCGGCCGGGGCGCCCACTCCAAGAAGGGCAAGATGAGGAAGAGCCTGTAA